One window of candidate division KSB1 bacterium genomic DNA carries:
- the cdd gene encoding cytidine deaminase has translation MTDQELVKSAWEFRDRAAATYSNYPVGAALLSKSGKMYGGCNVESSSYGLSCCAERVALFKAVSEGEREFVKIAVVAEAPVTATPCGACRQLLSDYCGELEILLSRKPGELERVLLSEIFARPFVPTMLK, from the coding sequence ATGACCGATCAGGAACTCGTCAAATCCGCCTGGGAATTCCGCGACCGCGCCGCCGCAACCTATTCCAACTACCCGGTCGGAGCGGCGCTGTTGTCCAAATCGGGGAAAATGTACGGTGGATGCAACGTGGAGTCGTCGAGCTACGGTTTGTCCTGCTGCGCAGAGCGCGTCGCCCTGTTCAAAGCGGTTAGCGAAGGCGAGCGCGAGTTTGTCAAAATCGCCGTGGTCGCCGAGGCGCCCGTGACGGCGACTCCGTGCGGCGCCTGCCGGCAGTTGCTTTCCGATTATTGTGGCGAGCTGGAGATTCTGTTGTCGCGCAAACCGGGCGAGCTGGAGCGAGTGCTGCTCTCTGAGATTTTTGCGCGGCCGTTTGTGCCGACGATGCTGAAATAG
- the udk gene encoding uridine kinase has product MPITIKIPKPPQERPLREPPDGPHLIGICGGSGSGKTLVARSVARALGPDHVLLIEQDSYYKDLSEIPLDDRNHVNFDHPTAFDTQLMIANMRELLAGRAIQLPLYDYTRHARAGYAETFPRDVILIDGILIFEDPALRDLMDIRVYVDTEPDVRLARRIRRDISERGRTLESVLEQYELQVRPMHDLYVEPYKKFADVIIPQGGLNKVAVDMLVTKVRALLRKS; this is encoded by the coding sequence ATGCCGATCACGATCAAGATTCCCAAGCCACCCCAGGAACGTCCTCTGCGCGAACCGCCGGATGGTCCGCACCTGATCGGAATTTGCGGCGGCTCCGGCTCGGGGAAGACGCTGGTCGCGCGCTCCGTGGCGCGCGCGCTGGGACCGGATCATGTACTGCTGATCGAGCAGGACAGTTACTACAAGGATCTCTCGGAGATTCCACTGGATGACCGGAATCATGTAAACTTCGATCATCCGACGGCGTTTGATACGCAGCTCATGATCGCGAACATGCGCGAGTTGCTGGCGGGGCGCGCGATTCAGCTGCCGCTTTACGACTACACGCGGCACGCGCGGGCGGGCTATGCCGAGACGTTTCCGCGGGATGTGATCCTGATCGACGGGATTCTGATCTTCGAAGATCCGGCGCTGCGCGATCTGATGGATATTCGCGTGTACGTGGATACGGAACCTGATGTACGATTGGCGCGCCGCATCCGCCGCGACATCTCGGAGCGCGGACGAACGCTGGAGAGTGTGCTCGAACAATATGAACTACAGGTACGGCCCATGCATGATTTGTATGTCGAGCCGTACAAGAAGTTCGCCGATGTGATTATTCCGCAGGGCGGGCTCAACAAAGTTGCCGTGGACATGCTGGTGACCAAGGTGCGGGCGCTACTCCGGAAAAGCTGA
- a CDS encoding T9SS type A sorting domain-containing protein: MNSQGELLWARGYEPEILSWIMAVQALNDGSSLLAGWLNAPFGVPVLAKVNSDGDTLWTRRYEETENERIQALCLASPDGFALALDGTGGPAGPQITVIRTDEFGAALWTHDYCRRDVYYVSGICQTRDGGYVISARVHDPFDYYVLKISSDGDSLWSAVIDGGDFTAYSEAIVADRENGVFVCGWVEVDSSFDTEIFIARIAGNGEARSSRTYGGIGQQAAWGGALTEDGGLMLAGSNNSGNIANPDLFLLRLDSLGDSLWSRNYGTDAVEHGWGGLAINATGEIAMAGGVLGTGGNWDVYVVKTASEASDSPRERSPTPSSLRILSIYPNPLNGVATIEFETSSGDLLTFKLFNVLGEQVANVLQTRFQPGRHRIFIDTARFASGAYICRAESGAFSLALPLYVVR; the protein is encoded by the coding sequence TTGAATTCGCAAGGAGAATTGCTTTGGGCTCGCGGTTACGAGCCGGAGATCCTGAGCTGGATAATGGCCGTTCAGGCACTGAACGACGGTTCATCACTGCTCGCGGGCTGGTTGAACGCTCCATTCGGTGTACCCGTTCTGGCCAAAGTGAATAGCGATGGCGACACGCTATGGACTCGCCGGTATGAGGAAACAGAGAACGAGCGCATTCAGGCACTTTGCTTGGCGAGTCCTGACGGCTTCGCGCTCGCACTCGATGGGACCGGCGGTCCCGCCGGTCCTCAGATTACGGTCATCCGCACGGATGAGTTCGGGGCCGCTCTCTGGACGCACGACTACTGTCGCAGAGACGTGTATTATGTCAGCGGCATCTGCCAAACTCGTGATGGGGGATATGTCATCAGCGCGCGTGTACACGATCCCTTCGACTACTATGTGTTGAAGATCAGTAGCGACGGGGACTCCTTGTGGTCGGCTGTCATCGATGGTGGCGACTTCACAGCGTATTCAGAGGCGATCGTTGCCGACAGGGAGAATGGAGTGTTCGTGTGCGGATGGGTCGAAGTGGATAGTAGCTTCGACACGGAGATCTTCATCGCCCGTATAGCCGGCAATGGGGAAGCGCGCAGTTCCAGAACTTACGGAGGTATCGGCCAACAGGCGGCGTGGGGCGGCGCGCTCACCGAAGATGGCGGTCTGATGCTGGCGGGGTCGAACAACTCGGGGAACATCGCCAACCCGGATCTCTTTCTATTGCGACTCGATAGTCTTGGTGACAGCCTGTGGTCGCGCAACTATGGTACGGATGCCGTCGAACACGGATGGGGAGGTCTCGCGATCAACGCAACCGGGGAGATTGCGATGGCTGGTGGTGTACTTGGCACCGGTGGCAACTGGGATGTCTATGTCGTCAAGACTGCGAGTGAGGCCAGCGACAGTCCCCGCGAGCGCTCCCCCACACCCAGCTCGCTTCGAATTCTCAGCATCTATCCGAATCCGCTGAACGGCGTCGCCACAATCGAGTTTGAAACGAGTTCTGGTGACCTCCTGACATTCAAGCTCTTCAATGTTCTTGGTGAGCAGGTGGCTAACGTATTACAAACACGCTTTCAACCAGGCAGGCATCGGATATTCATTGATACTGCCCGTTTTGCGAGTGGGGCATACATTTGCAGGGCTGAGAGCGGCGCTTTCAGTCTCGCTCTCCCGTTGTACGTCGTTAGATGA
- a CDS encoding DNA-3-methyladenine glycosylase 2 family protein yields the protein MIPIPVLFSFSAPLDFRQTLRYIGRFENDTLHAVRDDAYYHLLGDDRGYFLVKVRSAPPQLDWGGQGGGKPPSRVKSPQPGRNLLQAQIVQGGHWKLREQQLSHFLARTFGPDETLNAFYRWRGKDEVLRRLVRRFRGVRVVGVASLWECLLWSVIGQQVSVQSAFAVRSRVTRLSGAQVTWRGQLYEGFPTPEALLSLTPQQLRDCGFSRQKAEYALGIAEQILSGDLNEAALCSGPPSAMRGALLALRGIGPWSVEYAMMRLHADPDACPYEDIGLRNAITREYGLARQATVREVEELSEHWRPFRAYATFYLWQTLL from the coding sequence TTGATCCCAATTCCCGTGCTCTTCTCCTTCTCCGCTCCCCTCGATTTCCGCCAGACCTTGCGCTACATCGGTCGTTTCGAGAACGATACGCTGCACGCCGTCCGCGATGATGCGTACTATCATCTGCTCGGGGATGACCGCGGCTATTTTCTGGTGAAAGTCCGTTCCGCTCCGCCCCAACTTGATTGGGGGGGGCAGGGGGGAGGTAAGCCGCCGAGCCGGGTTAAGTCTCCGCAACCCGGCCGGAATCTGCTGCAAGCTCAGATTGTGCAGGGCGGTCATTGGAAACTCCGTGAGCAGCAGCTCTCCCATTTCTTGGCGCGCACCTTCGGGCCGGACGAGACGCTGAACGCGTTCTATCGCTGGCGCGGCAAAGACGAGGTGTTGCGGCGGCTCGTGCGGCGGTTTCGCGGCGTGCGCGTAGTGGGCGTCGCCAGCCTCTGGGAATGCCTGCTCTGGTCCGTGATCGGACAGCAGGTGTCGGTGCAGTCCGCCTTCGCCGTGCGTTCGCGTGTGACGCGGCTCTCGGGCGCGCAGGTGACGTGGCGCGGCCAACTCTACGAAGGCTTTCCCACTCCCGAAGCGCTGCTCAGTTTGACCCCGCAACAGCTGCGCGACTGCGGCTTTTCGCGGCAGAAAGCGGAGTACGCGCTCGGCATCGCGGAGCAGATCCTGAGCGGCGATCTCAACGAAGCCGCGCTCTGCTCCGGTCCGCCGAGTGCGATGCGCGGCGCGCTGCTCGCGCTGCGTGGCATCGGCCCGTGGTCGGTGGAGTACGCGATGATGCGCCTGCACGCCGATCCCGATGCCTGCCCGTACGAAGACATCGGCCTGCGCAACGCGATTACGCGAGAATACGGTCTGGCGCGTCAAGCCACCGTGCGCGAAGTCGAGGAGTTGAGCGAGCACTGGCGCCCCTTCCGCGCCTATGCCACGTTCTATCTCTGGCAGACGCTGTTGTGA
- a CDS encoding T9SS type A sorting domain-containing protein, translating to MKFVYFALCLMIGGLTAAFANGGGTCATATVIPGCPFTDAGTFDLDDDCNSPVAMPYNEVFYSFTPSATGNYQFLVRGYGRQAAMRIMQGGCCADGVSNGSASTPVSIDCGEPASSTTYFSADLTAGVLYFFHIGTSTSMVSNAAFDFQMTCVPCPRNESAVNHATCQTAEVIAENDSLLADSSNGSTPDWFRFALTTSRSVRIFCGGREFGHCISGVYPLNPPDSPVDGRFSVFVGTNCNNLVRLGDYDEEGCSADAIGDLGCLAAGTYWIRVNCNGSQPYILKVASGDPPACPAVSVPAQHCAGPCVGPLPDQATVSYPIEVGIPYHITDLNVRLTLTHSHDSNLDLWLVTPWADTIMLANSRGGAGDNYTGTLFDDGAATPIGSGLAPFAGSYRPEELLSAVVEHAANGTWLFVARDDATLEQGYLNCVCLEFSYDRILDVELTGFDAERADGQVTLRWSTAAETESEAFEIERDGSLVSRTPGAGTSTSTRNYQWTDSDVFNGTTYHYTLIAVSLGGTRRVLGALSTAPSFSNAPVSDYALHQNYPNPFNPETSIAFDLPVDGLVRLAVYNLLGQEVAPLVNRTLQAGRHVVSFDGSNLPTGIYVCRMEAAGFSDQKKMILMK from the coding sequence ATGAAATTTGTGTACTTCGCTTTGTGTCTCATGATCGGTGGCTTGACGGCGGCTTTTGCCAATGGCGGCGGCACGTGCGCGACGGCGACGGTGATCCCGGGCTGCCCGTTTACGGATGCCGGCACTTTTGACCTTGATGACGATTGCAACTCGCCGGTTGCCATGCCGTACAACGAGGTCTTCTACTCGTTCACGCCGTCGGCTACGGGCAATTATCAGTTCCTTGTGCGGGGCTACGGTCGGCAGGCCGCGATGCGAATCATGCAGGGCGGGTGCTGTGCGGACGGCGTCAGCAACGGTTCCGCCTCGACCCCGGTTTCGATCGATTGCGGCGAGCCTGCCAGCTCGACCACCTATTTCAGCGCGGACCTGACTGCTGGGGTTCTGTACTTCTTCCATATCGGCACTTCGACCTCGATGGTCAGTAATGCGGCTTTTGATTTTCAAATGACCTGTGTGCCCTGCCCGCGGAATGAGTCTGCCGTCAACCACGCGACTTGCCAGACCGCCGAGGTGATAGCGGAGAACGACTCGCTCTTGGCGGACAGCTCGAACGGCTCGACTCCGGACTGGTTCCGCTTCGCGCTCACGACTTCCCGCAGTGTGCGCATCTTCTGCGGTGGCCGCGAATTCGGTCATTGCATCTCGGGAGTCTATCCGCTGAATCCGCCCGATTCCCCAGTGGATGGCCGCTTCTCCGTGTTCGTCGGCACGAACTGCAACAATCTTGTGCGCCTCGGCGATTACGATGAAGAGGGCTGCTCCGCGGATGCGATCGGCGATCTCGGTTGCCTTGCGGCGGGCACTTACTGGATTCGAGTCAACTGCAATGGCAGCCAGCCCTACATACTGAAGGTCGCGTCGGGCGATCCGCCGGCCTGTCCGGCGGTTTCCGTCCCGGCTCAGCACTGTGCGGGTCCCTGCGTCGGACCGCTCCCCGACCAGGCCACGGTCAGCTACCCGATCGAAGTCGGAATCCCCTATCACATCACCGACCTCAACGTACGCTTGACGCTCACGCATTCGCACGACAGCAATCTGGATCTCTGGCTGGTCACCCCGTGGGCGGATACGATCATGCTGGCGAACAGCCGCGGCGGCGCGGGCGACAATTACACCGGCACGTTGTTCGATGACGGCGCGGCGACGCCCATTGGCTCTGGACTCGCCCCGTTCGCGGGCAGCTACCGCCCGGAAGAGCTATTGAGCGCGGTCGTTGAGCATGCCGCCAACGGCACCTGGCTGTTTGTAGCCCGCGATGACGCCACTCTGGAACAAGGATATTTGAACTGCGTCTGTCTGGAGTTCAGCTACGACCGCATTCTCGACGTGGAGTTGACGGGCTTTGACGCCGAGCGCGCCGACGGCCAGGTGACGCTGCGCTGGAGTACGGCTGCGGAAACGGAGAGTGAGGCGTTTGAAATCGAGCGCGACGGCAGTCTCGTCTCGCGCACGCCCGGTGCCGGTACGAGTACCTCGACCCGCAACTATCAGTGGACCGACAGCGATGTGTTCAACGGGACCACCTATCACTACACGCTGATCGCGGTCAGTCTCGGCGGCACGCGCCGCGTGTTGGGCGCGCTCTCCACGGCTCCGAGTTTCTCGAACGCCCCGGTGAGCGACTACGCGCTGCATCAGAACTACCCGAACCCGTTCAATCCGGAAACGAGTATTGCTTTCGACCTGCCGGTGGACGGTCTGGTCCGGCTGGCGGTATACAACCTGCTCGGACAGGAAGTCGCGCCGCTCGTGAATCGTACCTTGCAAGCAGGCCGGCACGTCGTCTCGTTTGACGGCAGCAATCTGCCGACCGGCATTTACGTCTGTCGCATGGAAGCCGCTGGCTTCAGCGATCAGAAAAAGATGATCTTGATGAAGTAA
- a CDS encoding thymidine kinase, whose translation MHPSPRNTGWIEVICGPMFSGKTEELIRRLVRARIAKQAVEIFKPKLDVRYAKTEIVSHSRLAIPSSVVESPWEVLELAKHAEVVGVDEAQFLGLELVPVVQQLADSGKRVIIAGLDTDYRGLPFEPIPQLLCIAEYIDKTLAICVRCGNPAKHTQRTVDSDERVLVGEYDSYEPRCRKCFVAPAAKIAVDQLTLTINKG comes from the coding sequence GTGCATCCCTCTCCTCGTAATACCGGCTGGATTGAAGTAATTTGCGGACCGATGTTCTCGGGGAAGACCGAAGAACTGATCCGCCGGCTCGTGCGCGCGCGGATTGCCAAGCAGGCGGTCGAAATCTTCAAGCCGAAGCTCGATGTGCGCTATGCCAAGACCGAGATCGTCTCGCACTCGCGGCTGGCGATTCCGTCGTCAGTCGTGGAGTCGCCGTGGGAGGTTCTGGAGCTGGCGAAGCATGCCGAGGTGGTGGGCGTGGATGAAGCACAGTTCCTCGGACTGGAACTCGTGCCGGTGGTGCAGCAGCTCGCCGATTCCGGCAAGCGCGTGATTATCGCGGGGCTGGACACCGACTATCGCGGACTGCCGTTCGAGCCGATTCCGCAGCTGCTGTGCATCGCCGAATATATTGACAAGACCCTGGCCATCTGCGTGCGCTGCGGCAATCCGGCGAAGCACACGCAGCGGACGGTTGATTCCGACGAGCGCGTACTGGTCGGGGAATATGACTCCTATGAACCGCGCTGCAGGAAGTGCTTTGTGGCGCCGGCGGCGAAGATCGCTGTGGACCAGCTCACGCTGACGATCAACAAGGGATGA
- a CDS encoding Do family serine endopeptidase, which produces MSATKSHRNRNLVVTGGVLLVGILAGVLLTAKLNWTESSTAQGVAGPVNVGYNAVSAPLVNNDGESPFVAVAERVSPTVVNITSDRKITFGGGDMPDLFRDSPFWEWFHPRGQGEGDQENTPRPHSKKKEYHSPATGSGIIISRDGYILTNNHVVEDADKLSVKVLDGKEYVATVVGADPETDVAVIKVDHMFDATAVALIGDSEKLRIGDWAIAMGNPLGLDWTLTVGVISAEGRSNLAIQGGGPAYQNFIQTDASINFGNSGGPLCNIHGEVIGVNTAINPSGQGIGFAIPINMAMKVVKQLRENGAVARGYLGIRPAPLTDDIRSAIGFPENGKGIWVDMVEKGKPADEGGLRDGDVITKFNGKDVDDVDKFRMLVADHTPGQKVNCDIWRSGDNRSLTFTLGDRAKLATFLGKGGEKPESQKTDEKWLGITVEPVTEQLAEALELDGTFGVVVTDVDADGKAAEKLQERDVIIEIDRKTVDSVSDFRDIASSLKDANKAVLFRIIRGGVKTFVAIDTK; this is translated from the coding sequence ATGTCCGCAACGAAATCCCATCGCAATCGTAATTTAGTGGTCACCGGCGGAGTGTTGCTGGTCGGCATTCTGGCCGGAGTCTTACTGACCGCGAAGTTGAACTGGACGGAGTCCAGCACTGCGCAAGGCGTCGCCGGCCCTGTAAACGTCGGCTACAATGCGGTCTCTGCGCCGCTGGTGAACAACGACGGTGAAAGTCCGTTCGTCGCCGTGGCCGAACGCGTCTCGCCGACCGTCGTGAACATCACCTCGGACCGCAAGATCACGTTCGGTGGCGGAGACATGCCGGATCTCTTCCGGGACTCCCCGTTCTGGGAGTGGTTCCATCCGCGCGGTCAGGGTGAAGGGGATCAGGAGAACACTCCCCGCCCGCATTCCAAGAAGAAGGAATATCATTCACCGGCGACCGGCTCCGGAATTATCATCAGCCGCGACGGCTACATTCTGACGAATAATCATGTGGTCGAAGATGCCGACAAGTTGTCGGTCAAGGTACTGGACGGCAAGGAATATGTGGCCACGGTGGTGGGCGCCGACCCGGAGACCGACGTGGCGGTGATCAAGGTCGATCATATGTTCGATGCCACCGCGGTCGCGTTGATCGGGGATTCCGAGAAGCTGCGCATCGGCGATTGGGCCATTGCCATGGGCAATCCGCTCGGTCTCGACTGGACATTGACGGTCGGCGTGATTTCCGCTGAAGGTCGTTCCAATCTCGCGATTCAGGGTGGCGGTCCGGCCTATCAGAACTTCATTCAGACGGATGCCTCGATCAACTTCGGTAATTCGGGCGGTCCGCTCTGCAATATTCACGGTGAAGTCATTGGTGTGAACACGGCGATCAATCCGTCGGGTCAGGGCATCGGCTTCGCGATTCCGATCAACATGGCCATGAAGGTCGTCAAGCAGCTGCGCGAAAATGGCGCGGTTGCCCGCGGCTATCTTGGCATCCGTCCGGCTCCGCTGACCGATGACATTCGCTCGGCCATCGGTTTCCCCGAAAACGGCAAGGGCATTTGGGTGGACATGGTGGAGAAGGGCAAGCCCGCCGATGAAGGCGGCCTGCGGGACGGCGACGTGATTACCAAGTTCAACGGTAAAGACGTGGACGACGTGGACAAGTTCCGGATGCTCGTCGCGGATCACACCCCCGGTCAGAAAGTAAATTGCGACATCTGGCGCAGCGGTGACAACCGCAGCTTGACCTTCACGCTCGGCGACCGTGCCAAGTTGGCGACGTTCCTCGGCAAAGGCGGTGAGAAGCCGGAATCACAGAAGACCGATGAGAAGTGGCTGGGGATCACGGTCGAACCGGTGACCGAGCAGTTGGCTGAAGCACTGGAACTCGACGGCACCTTTGGCGTCGTCGTGACGGATGTTGATGCCGATGGCAAGGCCGCCGAGAAGTTGCAGGAGCGCGATGTGATTATCGAGATCGACCGCAAGACTGTCGATTCCGTCAGTGACTTCCGCGACATCGCATCGAGTTTGAAGGATGCCAACAAGGCCGTGCTCTTCCGCATCATTCGCGGCGGAGTCAAGACCTTCGTCGCCATCGACACGAAGTAA
- a CDS encoding four helix bundle protein: MSDPAPDSRGKPGADLKARLLDFSLRIIRLQGALPKAPAAQTISRQLLRSGLSVGAQQREAHRAKSDADFVSKMEGALGEPGETTYWLELLIVAKIVEPRRLAPLMRETEELTSILVASVKRVKSRRTRS, from the coding sequence ATGAGTGACCCCGCGCCGGACAGCCGCGGCAAGCCGGGGGCTGACTTGAAAGCCCGGCTACTCGACTTTTCGCTTCGGATCATTCGACTTCAAGGAGCATTGCCCAAGGCGCCCGCGGCACAGACCATCAGCAGACAGTTGCTGAGAAGCGGGCTCTCGGTTGGCGCTCAGCAGCGCGAGGCGCATCGCGCAAAATCCGATGCCGACTTTGTCAGCAAGATGGAAGGTGCGCTGGGTGAGCCGGGCGAGACGACGTATTGGTTGGAGCTGCTGATCGTCGCGAAGATCGTCGAGCCTCGCCGCTTAGCACCACTCATGCGAGAAACCGAGGAATTGACATCAATACTTGTAGCATCGGTGAAACGAGTCAAGTCCCGAAGGACCCGGTCCTGA
- a CDS encoding CoA-binding protein, translating to MNQAATKARGTKSQIDEFLAIKRIAIIGLSREQRSYSRSVARELRRRGRDLIGVNRNSKDIDGIPCVAEIAALPAGLDAALVILPPAQSDASVHACLDAGLQRIWVRGQEGRASVRAELAEQCVKLGVTLIDGHCPLMFLAGTGFPHSLHRRFAQWFGIYPR from the coding sequence ATGAATCAGGCAGCGACTAAGGCGCGAGGAACGAAATCACAGATTGACGAATTCCTGGCGATCAAGCGAATCGCGATCATCGGGTTGTCGCGGGAGCAGCGCAGCTACTCGCGAAGCGTTGCGCGTGAATTGCGGCGGCGCGGCCGCGATCTGATCGGCGTCAATCGCAATAGCAAAGACATCGACGGTATTCCGTGTGTCGCGGAGATTGCGGCGCTGCCCGCGGGGTTGGATGCAGCGCTGGTGATCTTGCCGCCCGCGCAGAGTGATGCAAGTGTGCACGCGTGCCTCGACGCGGGCCTGCAGCGGATCTGGGTACGTGGTCAGGAGGGCCGGGCCTCTGTCCGTGCGGAACTGGCGGAGCAGTGCGTGAAGCTTGGCGTGACGCTGATCGACGGGCATTGTCCGCTGATGTTCCTCGCCGGGACGGGCTTTCCGCACTCGCTGCATCGGCGGTTTGCGCAGTGGTTCGGGATCTATCCGCGATGA
- a CDS encoding O-methyltransferase encodes MNPEQWTAVDAYVIDLLHPADAVLADVLRACDDAGLPRIQVAPNQGKLLQILGQVIGARQILEIGTLGGYSTIWLARGLPADGYLLTLEANSHHADVARANLRRAGYERTVEVRQGNALEILPELVAARRGPFDLIFIDADKPSYAEYFAWSLKLARPGTLIIADNVIRHGEVANGASADPLVVGVRQFLAAVAAEPRVQATAIQTVGCKGWDGLAVMAVMGK; translated from the coding sequence GTGAATCCTGAGCAGTGGACCGCGGTTGATGCATACGTGATCGACCTGTTGCATCCCGCGGATGCGGTGCTCGCTGACGTGCTGCGCGCGTGCGACGACGCGGGGTTGCCGCGGATTCAGGTGGCGCCGAATCAGGGGAAGCTGTTACAGATTCTCGGGCAGGTGATCGGTGCGCGACAGATTCTCGAAATTGGCACGCTGGGCGGCTACAGCACGATCTGGCTCGCGCGGGGACTTCCGGCGGACGGCTATCTGCTCACACTGGAAGCGAATTCGCATCATGCCGATGTCGCGCGGGCGAACTTGCGGCGCGCTGGCTACGAGCGCACGGTCGAAGTGCGGCAAGGGAACGCGCTGGAGATTCTGCCGGAACTCGTGGCGGCGCGACGCGGACCGTTTGATCTGATCTTCATTGACGCGGACAAGCCGAGCTACGCTGAGTATTTCGCGTGGTCGCTGAAGCTCGCGCGGCCCGGCACTCTGATCATCGCGGACAATGTGATTCGCCATGGCGAAGTGGCGAACGGCGCGAGTGCTGATCCGCTGGTGGTGGGTGTTCGGCAATTTCTTGCCGCCGTGGCCGCCGAACCGCGTGTGCAGGCCACCGCGATCCAGACCGTTGGCTGCAAGGGTTGGGACGGGTTGGCGGTGATGGCGGTCATGGGGAAATAG
- a CDS encoding nucleotidyltransferase domain-containing protein, with protein sequence MDRIRAFCERWKVVEFSLFGSVLTDQFRPDSDVDVMVEFARDATWGFDIVEMEHELATIFGRRVDLLTKRSIVQSENYLMRNSILSNIRTLYAA encoded by the coding sequence ATGGACCGGATCCGAGCCTTCTGCGAGCGCTGGAAAGTCGTGGAGTTCTCGCTGTTCGGCTCCGTGCTCACCGATCAGTTCCGGCCCGACAGCGACGTGGACGTAATGGTGGAGTTTGCCCGGGACGCAACATGGGGATTCGACATCGTTGAGATGGAGCATGAACTCGCGACGATCTTCGGCCGCCGTGTGGACCTGCTGACCAAGCGCAGCATCGTCCAGAGCGAGAACTACCTGATGCGTAACAGCATTCTCTCGAATATTCGGACGCTCTATGCCGCATGA
- a CDS encoding transporter — protein MTLSGSYALSSRLRVAALVPYRRIVSPKKDLTSGDRYFRHFSGVGDLIVAGTYLPFTSMGRGMNLALTAGARLPTGDANPDHDWGYGISRDPVLQTGYGTVDPVWGVSGGAWHGRLSTTATVAGRVSGGENVYGYRYSNEVQSQLGLRYRFSDRVSAGLSSAYLKSWHDVDQQVMVGNTGGEWLYGIPEVTFSAAGVQLDVSMQFPLYYFINGGQLMSQSILTTGLRFDVTQPAMNFFSVNRAELSPLAQSGTALTKLLPADLSNLGGSGEWRLIEFMSRQCHACREFEPKLRNFASRHGSLFVAQIDIFDYSAESLKPYAIESTPTMILFGPDGQPVARVEGTDLAKIEAALATNP, from the coding sequence TTGACATTGTCGGGCAGTTACGCGCTGTCCTCGCGACTGCGGGTCGCCGCGCTCGTGCCCTATCGTCGAATCGTCTCGCCGAAGAAGGATCTGACGAGCGGAGATCGCTATTTCCGGCACTTCAGCGGGGTCGGTGATTTGATTGTCGCCGGAACCTACCTGCCGTTCACGTCGATGGGACGCGGGATGAATTTGGCGCTTACGGCCGGCGCGCGATTACCCACCGGCGATGCGAACCCGGATCACGACTGGGGGTACGGCATTTCCCGTGATCCCGTGCTGCAGACGGGGTACGGCACGGTCGATCCGGTCTGGGGCGTCTCCGGCGGAGCGTGGCATGGCCGGCTCTCGACCACGGCCACAGTGGCGGGGCGAGTCTCCGGCGGCGAAAACGTCTATGGTTATCGCTACTCCAACGAAGTGCAATCTCAACTCGGCTTGCGCTATCGATTCAGTGATCGCGTGTCGGCTGGCCTGTCCTCCGCATATCTGAAGTCCTGGCACGATGTGGACCAGCAGGTTATGGTCGGGAACACCGGCGGGGAGTGGCTCTACGGAATTCCGGAAGTGACGTTCTCCGCGGCGGGGGTTCAGTTGGATGTTTCCATGCAGTTCCCGCTGTACTATTTCATTAACGGCGGTCAGTTGATGTCGCAGAGCATTCTCACGACGGGTCTGCGCTTCGATGTGACGCAGCCGGCGATGAACTTCTTCTCGGTGAATCGCGCGGAACTGTCGCCGCTGGCGCAGTCTGGGACCGCCTTGACGAAGCTCCTGCCCGCCGATCTCAGCAATCTGGGCGGGAGCGGGGAGTGGCGCCTGATTGAGTTCATGTCGCGCCAGTGTCATGCCTGCCGGGAGTTTGAACCGAAACTGCGGAACTTCGCATCGCGGCACGGCAGCCTGTTTGTCGCGCAGATCGATATCTTTGATTATTCCGCCGAATCGCTGAAGCCCTATGCCATCGAATCGACGCCCACTATGATTCTGTTCGGACCGGACGGTCAACCCGTGGCTCGCGTCGAGGGAACGGATCTGGCGAAGATCGAGGCGGCTCTGGCGACGAATCCGTAG
- a CDS encoding DUF86 domain-containing protein yields the protein MPHDETYLLYMLLAARRVAVSVAGVTRQEFDTDLEKRDSVALQIGNVGEAASSVSRPFQDAHPELPWSKIIGTRNRIFHRYMEIDWDIVWNIATIELPQVAEQLARLVPQQ from the coding sequence ATGCCGCATGACGAAACCTATCTGCTCTACATGCTGCTGGCGGCGCGGCGCGTAGCGGTGTCGGTTGCCGGTGTGACACGCCAGGAATTCGACACCGACTTGGAAAAGCGGGACTCAGTCGCTCTGCAAATCGGCAATGTCGGGGAGGCCGCCAGTTCGGTATCACGGCCATTTCAGGATGCTCATCCCGAGCTTCCGTGGTCCAAAATCATTGGTACTCGAAACCGGATCTTTCACCGCTACATGGAGATTGACTGGGATATAGTGTGGAACATCGCGACCATCGAACTCCCGCAAGTCGCCGAACAGCTTGCGCGCCTCGTGCCGCAGCAGTAG